A window of Malania oleifera isolate guangnan ecotype guangnan chromosome 5, ASM2987363v1, whole genome shotgun sequence contains these coding sequences:
- the LOC131155959 gene encoding secreted RxLR effector protein 161-like, which yields MDKCSASPVPIQKGDKFSLMQCPKNDLEQRQMKDVPYASVVGSLMYAQTCTRPDISFAVGMLGRYQSNPGIIHWKATKKVLRYLCVDTRKSTFGYVYLLVGGAISWKSVKQSIIAVSTMEAEFVACFEATVKANWLRNFIFRTWKSQQYC from the exons ATGGACAAATGCTCAGCATCTCCTGTTCCAATTCAGAAAGGAGACAAGTTTAGTCTCATGCAATGTCCTAAAAATGATCTGGAACAGAGACAAATGAAGGATGTTCCTTATGCATCTGTTGTTGGGAGCTTAATGTACGCTCAAACGTGCACAAGGCCAGATATTAGCTTTGCAGTTGGAATGCTCGGTAGATACCAAAGTAATCCAGGAATTATTCACTGGAAGGCTACAAAGAAAGTTCTGAGATACTT ATGTGTGGATACAAGAAAGTCCACATTTGGCTATGTATACTTGCTAGTCGGCGGGGCAATTTCATGGAAGAGTGTGAAGCAGTCAATAATTGCTGTGtccactatggaagctgaatttgtagCTTGCTTTGAGGCTACAGTTAAAGCTAATTGGTTGCGGAACTTTATTTTCAGGACTTGGAAGAGTCAACAGTATTGCTAA